In Leishmania major strain Friedlin complete genome, chromosome 34, the following proteins share a genomic window:
- a CDS encoding d-isomer specific 2-hydroxyacid dehydrogenase-protein yields MAPTICVCVDDDFCSAVCEALKQLERRVSAVVCGTDVSCFASVKADNDGILMVVSGSCAHAVIKDLCDDYDKEERRVKLIYSLSAGVDAYKLSELKQELSGILFCNAQGCCSNVLAEYVVFSMLYFNRLPWRLVAAKNERKWEPFNSIELRRQKVVIIGYGDIGEACGAKAVALGMQVTGIRRSGDKKTDKFGVMVRGNDALDESVREADFVVSVLPGTEPTRHFFDKAFFAKMAPSAVFINIGRGMSVCEADIIEALKNGTIRAAALDVFDVEPQPAVSPVPCVHDDILSVNSLSGDMALNFLCRKQRFFCSFAEGSLSTRKVAG; encoded by the coding sequence ATGGCTCCTACCATTTGCGTCTGCGTCGATGATGACTTCTGCAGTGCGGTGTGTGAAGCTCTGAAGCAGCTCGAGCGCAGGGTCTCCGCAGTCGTGTGCGGCACCGATGTCAGCTGCTTTGCTTCTGTGAAGGCAGACAACGATGGCATCCTCATGGTTGTTTCGGGGAGCTGCGCCCACGCTGTCATCAAGGATCTTTGCGACGACTACGACAAGGAGGAGCGTCGCGTGAAGCTCATCTACAGCCTATctgccggcgtcgacgcGTACAAGCTCTCGGAGCTGAAGCAGGAGCTCTCCGGCATCCTGTTCTGCAACGCGcagggctgctgctcgaACGTTCTTGCAGAGTACGTCGTGTTCAGCATGTTGTACTTCAATCGCCTCCCATGGCGCTTGGTTGCCGCGAAGAATGAGAGGAAGTGGGAGCCCTTCAACAGCATTGAACTCCGGCGGCAGAAGGTCGTGATCATCGGCTACGGCGACATCGGCGAAGCCTGCGGcgcgaaggcggtggcgctgggcATGCAGGTGACGGGcatccgccgcagcggcgacaagAAGACGGACAAGTTTGGTGTGATGGTGCGCGGCAATGACGCGCTGGACGAGTCGGTCCGTGAGGCCGACTTTGTCGTTTCTGTGTTGCCTGGCACGGAGCCCACGAGGCACTTCTTCGACAAGGCGTTCTTTGCAAAGATGGCGCCGAGCGCCGTCTTCATCAACATTGGCCGCGGTATGTCGGTGTGCGAAGCTGACATCATCGAGGCTCTCAAAAACGGCACGattcgcgctgctgctctcgatGTGTTTGATGTGGAACCGCAGCCAGCCGTATCACCCGTACCTTGTGTCCATGATGACATTCTGTCGGTGAACTCGCTGTCCGGAGACATGGCACTTAACTTTTTGTGTCGCAAGCAGAGGTTCTTCTGCTCGTTCGCCGAGGGCTCTCTGAGCACTCGAAAGGTAGCCGGCTAG
- a CDS encoding d-isomer specific 2-hydroxyacid dehydrogenase-like protein yields the protein MAPTICVCVDDDFCSAVCEALKQLERRVSAVVCGTDVSCFASVKADNDGILMVVSGSCAHAVIKDLCDDYDKEERRVKLIYSLSAGVDAYKLSELKQELSGILFCNAQGCCSNVLAEYVVFSMLYFNRLPWRLVAAKNERKWEPFNSIELRRQKVVIIGYGDIGEACGAKAVALGMQVTGIRRSGDKKTDKFGVMVRGNDALDESVREADFVVSVLPGTEHTRRFFDKAFFAKMAPSAVFINIGRGMSVCEADIIEALKNGTIRAAALDVFDVEPLPKDSPLWDLPDSKLLLSAHSANLTEDVIERTMQVFMNTFDELSTHRRVSAHTVCMDKGY from the coding sequence ATGGCTCCTACCATTTGCGTCTGCGTCGATGATGACTTCTGCAGTGCGGTGTGTGAAGCTCTGAAGCAGCTCGAGCGCAGGGTCTCCGCAGTCGTGTGCGGCACCGATGTCAGCTGCTTTGCTTCTGTGAAGGCAGACAACGATGGCATCCTCATGGTTGTTTCGGGGAGCTGCGCCCACGCTGTCATCAAGGATCTTTGCGACGACTACGACAAGGAGGAGCGTCGCGTGAAGCTCATCTACAGCCTATctgccggcgtcgacgcGTACAAGCTCTCGGAGCTGAAGCAGGAGCTCTCCGGCATCCTGTTCTGCAACGCGcagggctgctgctcgaACGTTCTTGCAGAGTACGTCGTGTTCAGCATGTTGTACTTCAATCGCCTCCCATGGCGCTTGGTTGCCGCGAAGAATGAGAGGAAGTGGGAGCCCTTCAACAGCATTGAACTCCGGCGGCAGAAGGTCGTGATCATCGGCTACGGCGACATCGGCGAAGCCTGCGGcgcgaaggcggtggcgctgggcATGCAGGTGACGGGcatccgccgcagcggcgacaagAAGACGGACAAGTTTGGTGTGATGGTGCGCGGCAATGACGCGCTGGACGAGTCGGTCCGTGAGGCCGACTTTGTCGTTTCTGTGTTGCCTGGCACGGAGCACACGAGGCGCTTCTTCGACAAGGCGTTCTTTGCAAAGATGGCGCCGAGCGCCGTCTTCATCAACATTGGCCGCGGTATGTCGGTGTGCGAAGCTGACATCATCGAGGCTCTCAAAAACGGCACGattcgcgctgctgctctcgatGTGTTTGATGTGGAACCGCTTCCAAAGGACTCTCCTTTGTGGGACTTGCCTGACAGTAAGCTGCTGTTGTCAGCACACTCCGCAAACTTGACGGAGGATGTTATCGAGCGCACCATGCAAGTTTTCATGAATACCTTCGACGAGCTGAGCACTCATAGGAGGGTTTCTGCCCACACGGTGTGCATGGATAAGGGCTACTAG